One genomic window of Saccharomyces cerevisiae S288C chromosome XII, complete sequence includes the following:
- the ARV1 gene encoding sterol homeostasis protein ARV1 (Cortical ER protein; implicated in the membrane insertion of tail-anchored C-terminal single transmembrane domain proteins; may function in transport of glycosylphosphatidylinositol intermediates into the ER lumen; required for normal intracellular sterol distribution; human ARV1, required for normal cholesterol and bile acid homeostasis, can complement yeast arv1 null mutant; human variant causing early onset epileptic encephalopathy is unable to rescue the yeast null) — MICITCMRPVDSLYTVYSNDHIQLTDCPYCQETVDKYVEIDNVLLFIDLLLLKAGAYRHLVFNALELHLSKYPKRKALNDCQCLRDYTQALLFNVKNWFCKYDRLNRLWLLLLSFEIYLTWVTEESKYIYYLNRNNNDGKLIMLSKKLPESFKWDSAIMRNTITSKVFTWSPPIQYLYFASYCILDVSLFHTFTQYFILKKLHWKHYSVSSKDVISYTILLSYGAKIFPILMLIWPYDTLISMSIIKWVANLYIIESLKIVTNLSYWNIIKIFISVSLLRYFMVKPILIVFVAKFNFSVIKNLIHQEFILLLQKSGTYLLL, encoded by the coding sequence ATGATTTGCATAACGTGCATGCGGCCCGTAGATTCCCTTTATACAGTGTACTCGAATGACCACATTCAGCTGACAGATTGTCCATATTGCCAAGAGACAGTAGACAAATATGTTGAGATAGATAATGTCCTGTTATTCATTGATTTGCTTCTATTAAAAGCAGGTGCATATAGACACTTGGTATTCAATGCTTTGGAATTGCATCTCTCAAAATAtccgaaaagaaaagcgCTAAATGATTGCCAGTGTTTGCGTGACTATACGCAAGCTTTGTTATTTAACGTAAAGAACTGGTTTTGTAAATATGACCGGTTAAATCGCCTTTGGCTTCTACTATTATCATTCGAGATTTATTTAACTTGGGTTACTGAGGAGAGTAAATACATCTACTATTTGAACCGTAACAATAATGATGGTAAGCTCATCAtgctttcaaaaaaattaccaGAGAGCTTCAAATGGGACTCGGCAATCATGCGCAATACCATTACAAGTAAAGTGTTTACCTGGAGCCCACCAATACAATATCTTTACTTTGCAAGTTATTGTATTCTTGACGTTTCTTTATTCCACACCTTTACCCAGTATTTCATACTGAAAAAGTTGCATTGGAAGCACTATTCCGTTTCTTCAAAGGATGTCATATCATATACGATCTTATTATCGTACGGtgccaaaatttttccGATATTGATGTTGATATGGCCTTATGATACTCTAATTTCGATGAGTATCATTAAGTGGGTAGCTAATCTCTATATTATTGAATCGTTGAAGATTGTAACTAATCTTTCCTATTGGAATATCATAAAGATTTTTATAAGTGTGTCTTTATTACGATATTTCATGGTTAAGCCAATACTTATAGTTTTCGTGGCAAAGTTTAACTTTTCAGTTATTAAGAATTTAATACATCAGGAGTTTATACTACTACTACAGAAGTCAGGAACTTATTTATTGTTATaa
- the IRC20 gene encoding E3 ubiquitin-protein ligase IRC20 (E3 ubiquitin ligase and putative helicase; involved in synthesis-dependent strand annealing-mediated homologous recombination; ensures precise end-joining along with Srs2p in the Yku70p/Yku80p/Lig4p-dependent NHEJ pathway; controls 2-micron plasmid copy number by regulating the levels of the Flp1p recombinase; localizes to both the mitochondrion and the nucleus; contains a Snf2/Swi2 family ATPase/helicase and a RING finger domain; null mutant displays increased levels of spontaneous Rad52p foci): MSAVGALLAREYNVTAEKCDFFLENGSFDSVIAALPALNQEQETVTQKVSKNGKELINVASVNIEIPERISLSNNGRQLFKFIVDIEILPCENDNEATLVVSSDSVSLFQIGFKMENNSKIAVDKQLPLILDICAHKNQERALRNQLENRKSLERKPSRKRRKKNSNVNDPEKLLKSRIHELSLSYKDFECSPVVFRYNDSSLTWVLSFNLKLKFLNNKFNRFSVEANQILDLTFSNRDENEFERYHKHSHIHSNFIQKQFISQILEYSKDRLSKIKPFLPQSIPDLKVNLLPFQRESVEWMLIKEGHGNSLSDTPTVIDEVGLIDFMNEYYAYGYELIARSPDEVGPSLLWNKLTGYILTTEDAAHLYNQYRKERLSGDYPVCAKGVLAEEMGLGKTIEILSLILLNRRKLKDSEATFIDDENRTITKTKTTLIICPNAILKQWLEEIELHANSLKWYTYRGYNEIMKDCKTVDEAVQQLCQYDIIVTSYNIIATEVHHAEFNRSIRSRRLKSPKYDYSSPLALMQFYRIILDEVQMLRSSSTYSAKCTSLLHRIHTWGVSGTPIQNIYNFRMIMSYLKLHPFCDEVDFIRTLQEEIKLRNEAKDYTSNDFVCQLKGVRFSIKDCMNIFYRYDLCIRHSKANVASQIHIPRQHNFIIPLEFAPIEWDNYLNLWNNFLELSGYNSDGSGSPRVSNAFLNEWLSRLRYICCHALFPEILSTRQKRLHGHLSRISNIDDILISMRMDAFDSLIGYYRERFHLSIKQAQYELEISNTPAKALESFIKIRDDLMIHIRQKFNVEDPFDKSLNLSEDEDEHMDERFGEKETSSGDESDREINGAKNHDNHNNDGMLSNHLKKKGLRAMMNLLHDCYFFLGSVYYNLGTRKLEEADDKHRKEKTEEVVYSDVFPKNELEEIEENRLLEQENYANAEILRKSILSSEARKVDMTIKMARTKFAPMTSNIPLRLINIEFDHKNDYSSNLAVSRCFKSLSKLIEGLNEQTKNFNELLDELLIIIYEPVHRTEDDDSTNKIIGNEEYSTSIDSQDKIFSLLGCLEIILQNRDNILTSESEVKIPKHLVPEGSIISKYQKQLLNSLRLISGTPLRTVFDELKNSRIVRRISSSNESESTIQNFEDYLLQYEVESKSLFKYNKQVRESLKILGSIYNAKTEYYSQLQRISDSLVSLHSLSAPQLSHLIRTINKSLGGTLDAKINNIESRLIYLKNLSRLKDTLNDNQILSCSICLGEVEIGAIIKCGHYFCKSCILTWLRAHSKCPICKGFCSISEVYNFKFKNSTEKREKEIQEPRREGADSSQDNSNENSIISNMSEVEKLFGNKYEQFHQINEVHQIHIKESFGAKIDFVIKLISYLRLKSEQENADPPQVILYSQKTEYLKVIGKVLKLYHIEHLACLSNTANVGETINNFKRQPSVTCLLLNVKTLGAGLNLINAKHIFLLDPILNNSDELQAMGRNNRIGQDEETFVWNFMIRNTVEENILRYKCILEERKRKEKSKKGDKYDEAQDETDNEESDDAKFEISVVDQEVSNEHLWNCFFHGSD; this comes from the coding sequence ATGTCTGCAGTAGGTGCGCTATTAGCAAGGGAGTACAACGTGACTGCCGAAAAATGCGACTTTTTCCTAGAAAATGGTTCTTTTGATTCAGTGATAGCAGCATTGCCAGCGCTAAATCAGGAACAAGAGACTGTAACTCAAAAAGTTAGCAAGAACGGAAAAGAATTAATCAACGTTGCCTCGGTAAATATCGAAATACCAGAGCGAATAAGTCTTTCCAACAACGGTAGGCAGTTATTTAAATTTATTGTTGATATAGAGATCTTACCTTGTGAAAATGATAACGAGGCAACACTTGTTGTGTCGTCAGATTCCGTATCCTTATTTCAAATTGGATTTAAAATGGAGAACAATTCAAAAATCGCTGTTGACAAACAACTTCCGCTGATCTTGGATATATGTGCTCATAAAAACCAAGAAAGGGCCCTACGAAATCAGTTAGAAAATCGTAAATCTTTAGAACGCAAACCAtcaagaaagagaagaaaaaaaaattcaaatgtTAACGATCCTGAAAAATTACTAAAAAGTCGTATACACGAATTATCTTTGTCCTACAAAGATTTTGAATGCTCTCCAGTCGTATTCCGATACAATGATTCCTCTTTAACATGGGttttatcttttaatttgaagttgaagtttttaaataataaattcaacCGGTTTTCCGTGGAGGCTAACCAAATACTGGACTTGACGTTCTCTAATAGGGACGAGAACGAATTTGAGCGATATCACAAGCACAGCCATATCCATTCAAACttcattcaaaaacaatttaTTTCTCAAATCTTGGAATATAGTAAAGATAGGCTATCAAAGATCAAACCGTTCTTACCCCAATCTATACCAGACCTAAAAGTTAACCTCTTACCATTTCAAAGAGAGAGCGTTGAGTGGATGCTAATTAAAGAAGGGCATGGTAATTCTCTTAGTGATACACCTACAGTCATCGACGAAGTAGGGCTTATAGATTTTATGAACGAGTACTATGCATACGGTTACGAGCTCATTGCACGCAGCCCTGACGAGGTAGGGCCATCATTGTTATGGAACAAATTAACAGGATATATTCTAACTACAGAAGATGCTGCACATTTGTACAACCAATATAGGAAGGAAAGGTTAAGCGGCGACTACCCAGTTTGTGCAAAGGGGGTGTTAGCAGAAGAGATGGGGTTGGGCAAaactattgaaattttatcaCTAATACTCTTAAATAGAAGGAAATTGAAGGACTCAGAGGCAACATTTATTGACGATGAAAATAGAACAATCACGAAGACAAAGACGACTTTGATTATCTGTCCCAATGCTATCTTAAAACAATGGCTCGAAGAAATCGAATTACACGCAAATTCCTTAAAATGGTATACCTATAGAGGATATAATGAGATAATGAAAGATTGCAAAACTGTGGACGAAGCTGTTCAACAATTGTGCCAATACGATATTATAGTTACATCATATAACATTATTGCCACGGAGGTCCATCATGCTGAGTTTAACCGTAGTATCAGATCGAGAAGGTTGAAAAGCCCAAAGTATGACTATTCTTCACCGTTAGCTTTGATGCAGTTTTATAGAATCATTCTGGATGAAGTTCAAATGCTACGTAGTTCATCAACATATTCTGCAAAATGCACGAGTTTACTTCATAGAATACACACTTGGGGTGTTTCCGGGACTCCAATACAGAACATTTACAACTTTAGGATGATCATGTCTTATTTAAAGCTGCATCCATTTTGTGATGAGGTAGACTTTATTCGGACActtcaagaagaaattaaactAAGAAATGAGGCTAAAGATTACACTAGTAATGATTTTGTATGCCAATTAAAGGGCGTTCGGTTTTCTATCAAGGATTGTATGAACATTTTTTACAGGTATGATCTTTGCATAAGGCATTCGAAAGCCAATGTTGCGTCTCAGATTCATATTCCGCGGCAACACAACTTCATCATTCCCCTGGAGTTTGCGCCTATCGAGTGGGACAACTATTTAAATCTTTGGAACAATTTTTTAGAGTTGAGTGGCTATAATTCGGATGGCAGTGGATCACCCCGTGTAAGCAATGCCTTTTTAAACGAATGGTTGTCTAGGCTGCGATATATATGTTGCCATGCATTATTTCCAGAAATTTTAAGTACCCGACAGAAGCGCCTTCACGGGCACTTGTcaagaatttcaaatatagACGATATCTTAATATCCATGCGAATGGATGCATTTGACAGTTTAATTGGCTATTACAGAGAGAGATTCCATTTATCGATCAAGCAGGCACAGTATGAACTTGAAATTTCCAATACTCCGGCCAAAGCCCTTGAAtcatttatcaaaatcagAGATGATTTGATGATACACATACGCCAAAAATTCAACGTTGAGGATCCGTTTGATAAGTCGTTAAACCTCAGTGAAGATGAGGACGAACATATGGACGAGAGGTTTGGTGAGAAGGAAACATCTTCAGGCGACGAAAGCGATAGAGAAATAAATGGTGCTAAAAACCATGATAATCACAACAATGACGGAATGTTATCCAACCAcctgaagaagaaaggatTACGTGCTATGATGAATTTACTGCATGATTGCTACTTCTTCCTCGGTTCTGTTTACTATAACTTGGGCACTCGTAAGCTAGAAGAGGCGGACGACAAGCATCGAAAAGAGAAGACTGAAGAAGTGGTGTATTCTGAtgtttttccaaaaaatgaGTTAGaggaaattgaagagaatAGACTTTtagaacaagaaaattatgCGAATGCAGAAATTTTGAGGAAGTCAATCCTCTCCTCTGAGGCTAGAAAAGTTGATATGACTATTAAAATGGCCAGAACTAAGTTTGCTCCTATGACGAGCAATATACCTTTGCGATTAATCAATATTGAATTTGACCACAAAAATGACTACTCATCTAATTTAGCAGTATCTCGTTGTTTCAAGTCTTTGAGTAAGTTGATAGAAGGGTTGAATGAACAAACTAAAAACTTCAACGAGTTATTGGATGAGTTACTCATTATTATCTATGAACCTGTCCACAGGACAGAGGACGATGATAGCACTAATAAAATTATCggtaatgaagaatattcaaCATCGATTGACAGTCAAGATAAGATATTCAGTCTTCTTGGTTGCTTGGAGATAATTTTACAGAATAGGGACAATATTTTAACTTCAGAATCAGAAGTTAAAATTCCGAAGCATTTGGTACCGGAAGgttcaataatttcaaaatatcaaaagcAGTTATTGAACAGCTTGCGCTTGATTTCAGGAACACCTCTACGAACTGTTTTTGATGAACTGAAGAACAGCAGGATAGTAAGACGGATATCCTCAAGCAATGAAAGTGAATCTaccattcaaaattttgaggACTACTTACTTCAGTACGAAGTTGAAAGTAAAAGCCTGTTTAAGTACAATAAACAGGTAAGagaatctttgaaaatcCTGGGATCGATTTATAATGCCAAGACGGAATATTATAGTCAATTACAGAGGATTTCCGATTCATTGGTGTCCTTGCACTCTTTGAGTGCTCCACAACTCAGCCATCTAATAAGAACTATCAATAAGTCATTGGGCGGTACACTAGATGCAAAAATCAATAACATTGAATCACGGCTGatatatttaaaaaatttgtccAGATTGAAAGACACATTAAACGATAATCAAATATTGAGCTGCTCTATCTGTTTGGGAGAAGTTGAAATAGGTGCTATCATTAAGTGTGGACATTATTTTTGCAAGAGTTGTATCCTTACGTGGCTACGAGCCCATAGTAAATGCCCTATATGCAAAGGTTTCTGTAGTATATCGGAAGTCTATAACTTTAAGTTCAAGAACTCAACGGAGAAgagggaaaaagaaattcaagaGCCACGAAGAGAGGGCGCCGATTCGTCTCAAGATAATTCAAATGAAAACTCGATTATATCCAATATGAGTGAagtagaaaaattattcgGAAATAAATACGAGCAATTCCATCAAATTAATGAAGTCCATCAAATTCACATAAAGGAAAGTTTTGGTGCTAAGATTGATTTCGTCATCAAGTTAATATCTTACCTGAGGCTAAAAAGTGAGCAGGAAAACGCTGATCCGCCACAAGTTATTCTATACTCTCAAAAGACAGAATATTTAAAGGTCATTGGTAAGGTATTAAAGTTGTATCACATTGAACACTTGGCATGTCTATCTAATACAGCCAATGTTGGCGAAACTATAAATAACTTCAAACGCCAGCCTTCCGTCACTTGCCTACTTTTGAATGTGAAAACTTTAGGTGCCGGCctgaatttgataaatgCAAAACATATTTTCCTACTAGATCCTATCCTTAATAATAGTGATGAATTACAAGCTATGGGAAGGAATAATCGTATAGGacaagatgaagaaactTTTGTGTGGAATTTCATGATCAGAAATACcgttgaagaaaacatcCTCAGATATAAATGTATACTCGAAGAGCGCAAAAGAAAGGAGAAGTCAAAAAAAGGCGATAAATACGACGAAGCACAAGATGAAACGGATAATGAGGAAAGCGATGATGCGAAGTTTGAGATAAGCGTGGTAGACCAAGAAGTCAGTAATGAACACTTATGGAACTGCTTTTTTCACGGTAGTGATTAG
- the MAP1 gene encoding methionine aminopeptidase MAP1 (Methionine aminopeptidase; catalyzes the cotranslational removal of N-terminal methionine from nascent polypeptides; function is partially redundant with that of Map2p; apo-Map1p is activated by the GTP-dependent zinc transferase Zng1p, especially during zinc starvation; interacts with Zng1p via an N-terminal Zn finger domain), with the protein MSTATTTVTTSDQASHPTKIYCSGLQCGRETSSQMKCPVCLKQGIVSIFCDTSCYENNYKAHKALHNAKDGLEGAYDPFPKFKYSGKVKASYPLTPRRYVPEDIPKPDWAANGLPVSEQRNDRLNNIPIYKKDQIKKIRKACMLGREVLDIAAAHVRPGITTDELDEIVHNETIKRGAYPSPLNYYNFPKSLCTSVNEVICHGVPDKTVLKEGDIVNLDVSLYYQGYHADLNETYYVGENISKEALNTTETSRECLKLAIKMCKPGTTFQELGDHIEKHATENKCSVVRTYCGHGVGEFFHCSPNIPHYAKNRTPGVMKPGMVFTIEPMINEGTWKDMTWPDDWTSTTQDGKLSAQFEHTLLVTEHGVEILTARNKKSPGGPRQRIK; encoded by the coding sequence ATGAGCACTGCAACTACAACAGTTACTACCTCCGATCAGGCTTCTCATCCTACCAAGATATATTGCTCCGGTTTGCAATGTGGTAGAGAAACTTCGTCCCAAATGAAATGCCCTGTTTGTCTAAAACAAGGCATCGTTTCCATTTTCTGCGACACAAGCTGTTATGAAAACAACTACAAAGCTCACAAAGCTTTGCACAATGCTAAGGACGGCTTGGAAGGTGCTTATGATCCTTTcccaaaattcaaatattctGGTAAAGTGAAGGCTTCATATCCACTTACCCCAAGAAGGTATGTCCCTGAAGATATTCCTAAACCGGACTGGGCCGCTAATGGGCTACCAGTCAGTGAACAAAGAAATGATAGACTTAACAACATCCCTATATACAAGAAAGATCAAATTAAGAAGATTAGAAAGGCATGTATGTTGGGTAGAGAAGTTCTTGATATTGCCGCTGCCCATGTCAGACCAGGCATCACTACAGATGAATTAGATGAAATCGTCCACAATGAAACAATTAAGAGAGGTGCCTACCCTTCCCCTCTTAATTATTACAACTTTCCTAAATCGCTTTGTACCTCTGTCAATGAAGTTATTTGTCACGGTGTGCCCGATAAAACTGTCTTGAAGGAAGGTGATATTGTCAATTTAGATGTTTCCTTATACTACCAAGGTTATCATGCAGACTTGAATGAGACATATTATGTCGGCGAAAACATTTCTAAGGAAGCTCTTAATACTACTGAGACCTCAAGAGAATGTTTGAAACTAGCCATTAAAATGTGTAAGCCAGGTACCACCTTCCAAGAGTTAGGTGATCATATTGAAAAACACGCTACCGAAAATAAGTGCAGTGTAGTAAGAACTTATTGTGGACATGGTGTTGGTGAATTTTTCCATTGTTCCCCAAATATTCCCCACTACGCCAAGAATAGAACACCTGGTGTTATGAAACCAGGTATGGTTTTCACCATCGAACCTATGATTAATGAAGGTACTTGGAAGGATATGACCTGGCCTGATGACTGGACTTCTACCACCCAAGACGGTAAACTGAGTGCTCAATTTGAACATACACTGTTGGTTACCGAACATGGTGTTGAAATCCTAACAGCCAGGAATAAGAAATCACCAGGTGGCCCAAGACAGAGAATTAAATAG
- the GPN3 gene encoding putative signal sequence-binding GTPase GPN3 (Putative GTPase with a role in biogenesis of RNA pol II and polIII; may be involved in assembly of RNA polymerases II and III and in their transport into the nucleus; may have a role in sister chromatid cohesion; SWAT-GFP and mCherry fusion proteins localize to the endoplasmic reticulum and vacuole respectively; contains a Gly-Pro-Asn motif in the G domain; similar to Npa3p and Gpn2p) yields MSRVGVMVLGPAGAGKSTFCNSIISHMQTVGRRAHIVNLDPAAEATKYEFTIDIRDLISLDDVMEEMDLGPNGALIYCFEYLLKNLDWLDEEIGDFNDEYLIFDCPGQIELYTHIPVLPNIVRHLTQQLNFNLCATYLLEAPFVIDSSKFFSGALSAMSAMILLELPHINVLSKLDLIKGDINKKKLKRFLNPDAMLLMETEGMNQASNPKFLRLNQCIANLVDDFGMVQFLPLESNNPDSIETILSYVDDITQWAEGQEQKEPNDQIDVEE; encoded by the coding sequence ATGTCTCGCGTTGGTGTCATGGTATTAGGACCTGCAGGTGCGGGGAAAAGCACATTTTGTAATTCCATTATATCACATATGCAAACTGTAGGACGAAGAGCTCATATTGTAAATTTAGACCCTGCCGCAGAAGCTACCAAGTATGAATTTACTATTGACATTAGAGATTTAATTTCCTTAGATGATGTCATGGAAGAAATGGATTTGGGCCCCAATGGTGCGCTAATATATTGCTTCgaatatcttttgaaaaatctagACTGGCTTGACGAAGAGATCGGGGATTTCAACGATGAATATTTAATCTTTGACTGTCCCGGTCAAATTGAACTCTACACGCATATCCCTGTCTTACCGAACATAGTGCGCCATTTAACTCAACAACTGAATTTCAACCTTTGCGCCACATATCTTTTGGAAGCGCCATTTGTGATAGATAgctcaaaattttttagcgGTGCACTATCTGCTATGTCTGCGATGATTCTATTGGAACTACCCCATATCAATGTGTTGAGCAAACTAGACTTGATAAAAGGCGACatcaataagaaaaaactgaaaagatttttgaatCCCGATGCAATGTTATTAATGGAAACGGAAGGAATGAATCAAGCATCCAACCCTAAATTTCTAAGACTGAACCAGTGCATAGCCAACCTCGTCGATGATTTCGGTATGGTTCAATTTTTACCTTTGGAATCTAATAATCCTGACAGTATAGAAACCATATTATCGTATGTCGATGATATAACACAATGGGCAGAAGGACAAGAACAGAAAGAGCCTAACGACCAAATAGATGTCGAAGAATAG
- the ERF2 gene encoding palmitoyltransferase ERF2 (Subunit of a palmitoyltransferase; this complex adds a palmitoyl lipid moiety to heterolipidated substrates such as Ras1p and Ras2p through a thioester linkage; mutants partially mislocalize Ras2p to the vacuole; palmitoyltransferase is composed of Erf2p and Shr5p), whose amino-acid sequence MALVSRRSTRSESTSITKEEHTGEGSLTKLFFRWLVTLEGDQDINDGKGYISLPNVSNYIFFLGGRFRTVKGAKPLWLGVLLAIVCPMVLFSIFEAHKLWHTQNGYKVLVIFFYYFWVITLASFIRTATSDPGVLPRNIHLSQLRNNYQIPQEYYNLITLPTHSSISKDITIKYCPSCRIWRPPRSSHCSTCNVCVMVHDHHCIWVNNCIGKRNYRFFLIFLLGAILSSVILLTNCAIHIARESGGPRDCPVAILLLCYAGLTLWYPAILFTYHIFMAGNQQTTREFLKGIGSKKNPVFHRVVKEENIYNKGSFLKNMGHLMLEPRGPSFVSARKPHEAGDWRFMDLSPAHSFEKIQKI is encoded by the coding sequence ATGGCCTTGGTCTCTAGAAGGTCGACAAGATCGGAAAGCACCTCAATAACAAAGGAAGAGCATACAGGAGAAGGTTCATTGACGAAGTTGTTCTTCCGATGGCTTGTTACCTTGGAGGGTGATCAGGATATAAACGATGGAAAAGGTTATATATCGTTACCGAATGTCTCGAATTATATATTCTTCCTTGGTGGCAGGTTCAGGACAGTAAAGGGCGCCAAACCGTTGTGGTTAGGTGTTCTCCTTGCTATTGTATGTCCCATGGTTCTCTTCTCCATATTTGAGGCTCACAAATTGTGGCATACCCAAAATGGTTATAAAGTGCTGgtcattttcttctattatttttggGTCATAACGCTAGCATCCTTTATCAGAACAGCCACTAGTGATCCTGGCGTTCTTCCGAGAAATATTCATTTAAGTCAACTAAGAAATAATTATCAGATCCCGCAAGAATATTACAACTTGATAACACTACCAACAcattcttcaatttcaaaagacaTTACTATCAAGTATTGTCCATCATGTAGGATATGGAGACCACCTCGGTCTTCTCACTGTTCCACATGTAACGTCTGCGTAATGGTTCATGACCACCATTGCATATGGGTCAATAATTGCATAGGAAAAAGGAACTACCGGTTCTTTTTAATATTCCTGTTAGGTGCAATACTTTCGTCCGTCATATTATTAACTAATTGTGCCATCCATATTGCACGGGAATCAGGGGGGCCTCGCGATTGTCCCGTTGCAATATTGTTACTTTGCTATGCAGGGCTAACCTTATGGTATCCGGCAATACTGTTTACTTATCACATATTTATGGCAGGTAATCAGCAAACAACAAgggaatttttgaaaggtATTGGATCGAAAAAAAACCCTGTATTCCATCGTGTGGTCAAGGAGGAAAACATATATAATAAGGGgtcctttttgaaaaatatgggTCACTTGATGTTAGAACCAAGGGGCCCAAGCTTTGTAAGTGCCAGAAAGCCACATGAAGCTGGAGATTGGAGATTTATGGATTTATCGCCAGCACAcagctttgaaaaaatacagaaaaTATAA
- the CDD1 gene encoding cytidine deaminase (Cytidine deaminase; catalyzes the modification of cytidine to uridine in vitro but native RNA substrates have not been identified, localizes to both the nucleus and cytoplasm): MKVGGIEDRQLEALKRAALKACELSYSPYSHFRVGCSILTNNDVIFTGANVENASYSNCICAERSAMIQVLMAGHRSGWKCMVICGDSEDQCVSPCGVCRQFINEFVVKDFPIVMLNSTGSRSKVMTMGELLPMAFGPSHLN; the protein is encoded by the coding sequence ATGAAAGTAGGTGGCATAGAAGACAGACAACTGGAAGCCTTAAAAAGGGCGGCACTGAAGGCGTGTGAACTCTCCTATAGCCCCTATTCTCACTTCCGTGTCGGTTGTTCCATATTAACAAATAACGATGTTATCTTCACTGGTGCTAATGTCGAGAATGCAAGCTACAGTAATTGTATATGTGCAGAACGATCTGCTATGATACAAGTTCTAATGGCAGGCCATCGCTCAGGATGGAAATGCATGGTCATTTGTGGCGATTCTGAGGACCAGTGTGTTTCCCCTTGCGGCGTTTGCAGGCAGTTTATCAATGAATTTGTGGTCAAGGACTTTCCAATAGTCATGCTTAATTCCACAGGTTCTCGTTCTAAAGTCATGACAATGGGAGAACTGCTGCCCATGGCTTTTGGTCCATCTCATTTAAACTAG